Proteins encoded by one window of Xiphophorus couchianus chromosome 13, X_couchianus-1.0, whole genome shotgun sequence:
- the fabp10b gene encoding fatty acid-binding protein 10-A, liver basic, which yields MDFSGTWKVYSEENLEEFLKVIGAPELLVKMRKDVKPELVIKQNGRDFTCTIKTPFCSRVNCFTVGKESEICALDGRKVKCTVREEDGKLICETSKFTSVREIQGDEMIDTITAGSVTFISRSKRV from the exons ATGGACTTCAGCGGCACCTGGAAGGTTTATTCTGAGGAAAACCTGGAAGAATTCCTCAAAGTCATTG GGGCGCCAGAGTTGCTGGTGAAGATGCGTAAAGATGTGAAACCAGAGCTGGTGATCAAGCAGAACGGCCGAGACTTCACCTGCACCATAAAGACTCCGTTCTGCAGCCGCGTCAACTGCTTCACCGTTGGCAAGGAGTCGGAAATCTGCGCCCTGGACGGCAGGAAGGTCAAG TGCACCGTCAGGGAAGAAGATGGGAAGCTGATCTGTGAGACGTCAAAGTTCACATCTGTCCGAGAAATCCAAGGGGACGAAATGATCGAT acGATCACAGCTGGATCTGTAACTTTCATCAGCAGAAGCAAACGAGTCTGA